In Stieleria varia, one genomic interval encodes:
- a CDS encoding type II toxin-antitoxin system RelE/ParE family toxin produces MPSKIYWTRQSREDLRAVRAHIARDAPATASAYVRKLRLSIGRLRQFPCSGEVVPEIGREDLREVLQGNYRIIYRVAERRVDILAVFHSARIFDERDLGSGE; encoded by the coding sequence GTGCCCAGTAAGATTTACTGGACGCGACAGTCTCGCGAAGACTTGCGAGCGGTTCGCGCTCATATTGCCCGGGATGCGCCGGCCACGGCGTCTGCCTATGTCCGTAAGCTCCGATTATCGATTGGGCGATTGCGACAATTCCCATGCTCCGGCGAGGTCGTTCCGGAGATCGGCCGCGAGGACTTGCGCGAGGTTCTGCAAGGCAACTACCGCATCATCTATCGTGTAGCCGAACGCAGGGTTGATATCCTCGCTGTGTTTCATAGTGCTCGAATCTTTGACGAACGCGATCTCGGCAGCGGTGAATGA
- a CDS encoding addiction module protein yields MNISDLSGLSVNEKLRIVTQLWDEIASSPEHVIVPPDVIREASRRSAELDADPSIAIDEDELWRRVDG; encoded by the coding sequence ATGAACATATCAGATCTAAGCGGCCTTTCTGTCAACGAAAAACTCCGAATCGTAACGCAACTGTGGGACGAGATCGCGTCTTCGCCTGAGCACGTCATTGTGCCGCCTGACGTGATCCGCGAGGCATCCCGTCGATCTGCCGAACTTGACGCCGACCCCTCGATCGCAATTGACGAGGACGAACTTTGGCGTCGCGTCGATGGCTAA
- a CDS encoding type II toxin-antitoxin system RelE/ParE family toxin: MAEIVWTHESATWLEKIHDHIAADNPTAALDVARGIYAKIQLLRTSPRLGGQYLPIADREVREILYGHYRIPYLVISEDRVEILGIFHSAMRIEDYLG; the protein is encoded by the coding sequence GTGGCAGAAATAGTCTGGACCCACGAATCGGCGACTTGGCTTGAAAAGATTCACGATCATATCGCTGCGGACAACCCGACCGCAGCGTTGGACGTTGCGCGTGGAATATACGCGAAGATTCAGTTGTTGCGGACGTCCCCTCGACTGGGTGGACAGTATCTGCCGATTGCTGACCGTGAAGTTCGCGAGATTCTTTACGGTCACTACCGAATCCCCTATCTCGTTATCAGCGAAGACCGTGTTGAGATACTCGGAATATTTCACAGTGCAATGAGGATCGAAGACTATCTCGGCTGA
- a CDS encoding DNA-binding protein: MSISLNLDDDQSERLKERARELGVDPRDLAKAAVNDLLARPADDFDRAAKSVLDKNRELYRRLG; encoded by the coding sequence ATGTCGATATCTCTCAACCTTGACGACGATCAATCGGAACGCCTCAAAGAACGCGCTCGTGAACTCGGCGTCGACCCGCGTGATCTCGCGAAGGCCGCCGTCAACGATTTACTTGCGCGTCCGGCCGACGATTTCGATCGTGCTGCGAAATCAGTTCTCGATAAGAATCGCGAACTCTACAGGCGGCTCGGTTAA
- a CDS encoding type II toxin-antitoxin system death-on-curing family toxin: MRYLTLSEVLELHRRVIEQSGGADGVRDLAGVESAVVQPQMTFGGDELYPTLIDKAAALCFSLVMNHPFVDGNKRIGHAAMETFLVLNGRELNAAVDDAESLFLKLAAGDVERGELVDWITANVSAKDA; the protein is encoded by the coding sequence ATGCGCTACCTCACTCTCTCTGAAGTGCTTGAATTGCATCGACGAGTCATCGAGCAGTCAGGTGGTGCTGACGGAGTTCGTGATCTTGCGGGCGTCGAGTCTGCGGTTGTGCAGCCACAGATGACGTTCGGCGGCGACGAGCTCTATCCTACTTTGATCGACAAGGCCGCAGCATTATGCTTCTCGCTAGTGATGAATCATCCGTTTGTCGACGGAAACAAGAGGATCGGTCATGCCGCGATGGAGACCTTTCTGGTTCTCAACGGGCGCGAGTTGAATGCGGCTGTTGATGACGCCGAATCTCTGTTCTTGAAACTTGCGGCTGGTGATGTCGAACGCGGCGAACTCGTAGATTGGATCACCGCAAATGTTTCCGCGAAGGACGCCTGA
- a CDS encoding LexA family protein → MDASNQPTAKQGQYLAFIYYYTKLNRQPPAESDMQRYFRTSPPTVHNMVVKLCERGFISREPGRSRTIRLLVDRDSIPDLD, encoded by the coding sequence ATGGACGCTTCAAACCAACCAACTGCCAAACAAGGGCAATACCTCGCGTTCATCTACTACTACACGAAACTGAATCGGCAACCACCCGCTGAATCGGACATGCAGCGGTACTTTCGCACTTCACCGCCCACGGTTCACAACATGGTCGTCAAACTCTGTGAGCGTGGCTTCATTTCCCGTGAACCAGGGCGTAGCCGGACGATCCGTTTGTTGGTCGATCGCGATTCCATTCCGGACCTGGACTAG
- a CDS encoding VOC family protein gives MTNQPTFQSAFPYQSDVLSLPVTDLDVASKWYCRHFGMTEVERKESPCPSVILERDGVRIGFAINGGDASQDGAAILVNDIHSLKDEFEANGVDVAELSVDRRDGQEFYVFFVVAPDGLCYYVHEPKTGEDF, from the coding sequence ATGACCAATCAACCCACTTTCCAGTCGGCTTTTCCCTACCAGAGTGATGTCTTGTCACTGCCCGTGACGGATCTTGATGTCGCGTCGAAGTGGTACTGTCGACATTTCGGCATGACGGAAGTGGAACGCAAAGAGTCTCCTTGCCCGAGCGTCATCCTGGAACGCGACGGGGTACGAATCGGCTTTGCGATCAATGGTGGAGATGCGTCACAGGATGGGGCAGCGATTTTGGTCAATGACATTCACTCGCTCAAAGACGAGTTTGAAGCCAACGGCGTCGATGTCGCCGAACTGAGCGTGGACCGACGCGACGGACAAGAGTTCTATGTCTTCTTTGTCGTCGCGCCAGACGGACTTTGCTATTACGTTCACGAACCGAAGACTGGTGAGGACTTCTGA
- a CDS encoding protein kinase family protein, translated as MSRFTHNGMPDQLGIWRVGRTLQKSDRFVVSLCQPVDAGHDRRWDYAIKYPASHTTEAVIEINQAIAASSVVSHPNLVPVLDGCVTDRQAFLVMPFLPGRSMQWHLDHGPAKPLPVALWLVRQTAQALAVMHEAGWSHGDVKPENIVVADNGHATLIDLGFAADCSQPNGSVFRGTPEYAAPELLSNAAPQSFASDVFALGRVLWQWLIASDVDDESILGPIVEMVEWMVAESPSKRPDASDVARKLLRMEIDTLGHHIGPQRRAA; from the coding sequence GTGAGTCGATTCACCCATAATGGGATGCCCGATCAACTCGGCATTTGGCGAGTCGGACGCACTTTGCAAAAAAGTGACCGATTTGTCGTCTCGCTTTGCCAGCCGGTCGACGCAGGCCACGATCGACGATGGGACTATGCCATCAAATACCCGGCGTCGCATACGACCGAAGCAGTGATCGAAATCAATCAAGCGATCGCAGCGTCGTCGGTTGTCTCTCATCCGAATCTGGTCCCAGTACTGGATGGTTGCGTCACCGATCGTCAAGCTTTCTTAGTGATGCCATTTCTGCCGGGACGATCGATGCAGTGGCATTTGGACCATGGTCCCGCCAAACCACTGCCCGTTGCGTTGTGGTTGGTCCGCCAGACCGCCCAGGCTTTGGCGGTGATGCACGAAGCCGGCTGGAGCCACGGCGACGTGAAACCGGAGAACATCGTGGTCGCCGACAACGGCCATGCCACCTTGATCGACCTGGGATTCGCAGCGGACTGCTCTCAACCGAATGGGTCCGTCTTCCGTGGCACTCCGGAATACGCAGCCCCCGAATTGCTCTCAAACGCAGCACCACAGTCCTTTGCCTCGGACGTTTTCGCGCTGGGACGCGTGCTTTGGCAATGGCTGATCGCTAGCGATGTCGATGACGAGTCAATCCTCGGTCCGATCGTTGAAATGGTTGAATGGATGGTGGCTGAATCCCCCAGCAAACGTCCCGATGCCAGTGATGTAGCCCGCAAGTTACTGCGAATGGAGATCGATACCCTGGGTCACCACATCGGCCCGCAGCGCAGAGCTGCCTAG
- a CDS encoding IS4 family transposase translates to MASWIKDELRTLDLGDKRRERRVALILEQQSEIAESTPSACKDNAKLEATYRLVNNRNIPVDGILKAHNDASIARTAEQPVVILSQDTTVCDLTKPQRQVRGAGPLESRDKFGFFLHPLYAITEDGLVLGTVDQCIWTRDDIKTDLNKTEKVNLRRQQAFEEKESYRWLEMFQSGEQIALAHPQTHYIGVSDSESDIYELLAQTDDLAANYDYVIRGCQDRTVLDQGETRTISEVMQETEFQFQREIDLSERKSLIIGETRARRMSRSARVASISIRARQVTLRGPARPGGRAPDVTINVVEAVETDAPEGEEPIRWLLFTSLPISTISEIERVIGSYCRRWDIELYFKTLKSGMKIEKLKYEQIDTYVRAVTLLMITGFRVEQLKTANRVCPQVSCERFYDASFWKATYLVVFAGREVPETPPTIGEWMLVVAKLGGYLDKKGQGPPGSTTIWRGMRKIESYHEAFLAYKRLIGDV, encoded by the coding sequence ATGGCAAGCTGGATAAAAGATGAGCTTCGGACTTTGGATTTAGGTGATAAGCGGCGGGAGCGACGTGTCGCCCTGATTCTTGAGCAACAGTCCGAGATTGCCGAATCTACGCCCAGTGCGTGTAAGGACAACGCGAAACTTGAGGCAACCTACCGTTTGGTAAACAATCGAAATATCCCTGTGGACGGCATTCTCAAAGCCCACAATGATGCTTCAATCGCTCGCACCGCCGAGCAACCGGTCGTCATCCTATCCCAGGATACCACCGTCTGTGATCTCACCAAACCACAGCGGCAAGTCCGCGGGGCCGGGCCGTTGGAGAGTCGGGACAAATTCGGTTTTTTTCTGCACCCACTCTATGCGATCACCGAGGATGGACTTGTTCTGGGCACGGTCGATCAGTGCATTTGGACGCGTGATGACATCAAGACGGATCTGAACAAAACAGAAAAAGTCAACCTGCGACGCCAGCAAGCCTTTGAAGAAAAAGAAAGCTACCGTTGGCTGGAGATGTTTCAAAGTGGCGAGCAAATCGCACTGGCTCATCCCCAGACGCACTACATTGGCGTCTCGGACAGCGAGTCTGATATTTATGAATTGCTAGCGCAAACCGATGATCTGGCGGCCAACTATGACTACGTCATTCGTGGTTGCCAAGATCGCACAGTGCTCGATCAAGGTGAAACCAGGACGATCTCCGAAGTGATGCAGGAGACGGAGTTTCAGTTTCAGCGTGAAATCGATTTAAGCGAGCGAAAGTCATTAATTATCGGAGAAACGCGTGCTCGTCGGATGAGTCGCAGTGCCCGGGTAGCATCGATTTCGATTCGTGCCCGGCAGGTCACTTTACGCGGCCCGGCACGCCCTGGTGGTCGTGCTCCCGACGTGACGATCAATGTTGTCGAGGCCGTCGAAACGGACGCACCCGAAGGCGAAGAGCCGATCCGCTGGTTACTTTTTACATCGCTCCCCATTTCGACGATCTCGGAAATCGAACGAGTCATTGGTTCTTATTGTCGCCGCTGGGACATCGAACTGTATTTCAAGACGCTCAAGAGCGGCATGAAGATTGAGAAGCTGAAGTACGAGCAGATCGATACATACGTGCGTGCGGTGACGCTTTTGATGATCACTGGGTTTCGAGTCGAGCAACTCAAGACCGCCAATCGAGTTTGTCCGCAAGTCAGTTGCGAGCGTTTCTACGATGCCAGTTTTTGGAAGGCGACGTACCTCGTGGTCTTTGCCGGACGTGAGGTTCCCGAAACACCTCCCACGATCGGCGAATGGATGCTGGTGGTCGCCAAGCTTGGCGGCTATCTGGACAAGAAAGGCCAAGGCCCGCCCGGCTCCACAACGATCTGGCGAGGAATGCGGAAAATCGAGTCGTACCACGAAGCTTTCCTCGCCTACAAAAGGCTCATCGGAGATGTGTAG
- a CDS encoding MlaE family ABC transporter permease, which produces MTAWITQWGSAIVDGILTVGDMALFGWQMLRWMVTRLPQRGTMLINFYQIGVLSLPVVSLTGTFIGMVLAVQSYYQFHAIGLDSHLGVVINTSLVRELGPVLAATMLAGRVGSAMAAVLGTMRVTEQIDALTTMGADPIHYLVVPRFLSCIMLIPALTIMADFMGIVGGYFYSVIILEIDHAAYLTHSRNGVVGFDLFMGIFKSFFFGGIIALVSCYHGFNCQAGAEGVGKAATSAFVYSFVLILAMDLFLNIVLDRIYYWLYPSGSHFL; this is translated from the coding sequence ATGACGGCGTGGATCACGCAGTGGGGATCTGCCATCGTCGACGGGATCTTGACCGTCGGCGACATGGCGTTGTTTGGTTGGCAGATGCTGCGTTGGATGGTGACGCGGTTGCCCCAGCGTGGCACGATGTTGATCAACTTCTATCAGATTGGTGTCCTGAGCCTGCCCGTTGTTTCGCTGACTGGAACATTCATCGGGATGGTATTGGCAGTTCAAAGCTACTACCAGTTCCATGCCATCGGACTGGACAGTCACCTCGGCGTCGTGATCAACACGTCGCTGGTACGAGAACTCGGCCCGGTGTTGGCGGCGACCATGCTGGCCGGACGCGTGGGCAGTGCGATGGCCGCTGTGCTGGGGACGATGCGAGTGACGGAGCAGATTGATGCACTGACAACGATGGGTGCCGATCCGATTCACTATCTCGTGGTGCCTCGATTCTTGTCATGCATCATGCTGATTCCCGCGCTGACCATCATGGCTGACTTCATGGGAATCGTCGGCGGGTACTTCTACAGTGTGATCATCTTGGAAATTGATCATGCCGCCTACTTGACCCACTCACGCAACGGCGTGGTCGGCTTTGACTTGTTCATGGGCATCTTCAAGAGTTTCTTCTTTGGCGGCATCATCGCGTTGGTCAGTTGTTATCACGGATTCAACTGCCAGGCAGGTGCGGAGGGAGTCGGCAAGGCCGCGACCTCCGCGTTCGTCTACTCGTTCGTGCTGATTCTGGCGATGGACTTGTTTCTCAACATCGTCTTGGATCGCATCTACTACTGGCTCTATCCCTCAGGATCCCACTTCCTATGA
- a CDS encoding ATP-binding cassette domain-containing protein, with product MDAEPNRTSPGITSTPTRSNSHLIAVEGLTIRFGRQTILQDINVSIERGQTVAVIGESGCGKTVFMKTLVGLITPTSGKVKFNGTDLNSMSLAELTKTRRRFGFVFQNAALFDSMNIYDNVAFPLMQDGGYSDDEIPQLVRKHLNEVGLPDSVCEKFPSELSGGMRKRVGLARALMLTPELVVYDEPTTGLDPIMSDVINELMLDVRRRYPVTSIIVTHDMHTARKVADRVLMFFPRTRLRADEPQIIFDGSPSDLENAPDRRVRQFVRGEAGERLTELTQSANSSD from the coding sequence ATGGACGCGGAGCCAAACCGAACATCGCCGGGTATCACATCAACACCCACTCGCTCAAATTCTCACTTGATCGCAGTGGAAGGTCTGACCATACGTTTCGGTCGACAAACGATTTTGCAGGACATCAACGTTTCGATCGAGCGAGGTCAAACCGTTGCCGTGATCGGCGAGAGTGGTTGCGGCAAAACCGTGTTCATGAAAACGCTGGTGGGTCTGATCACACCGACCAGCGGCAAGGTGAAGTTCAATGGCACCGATCTCAACTCCATGAGTTTGGCAGAGCTGACAAAAACGCGTCGCCGATTTGGTTTTGTTTTTCAAAATGCTGCCTTGTTCGACAGCATGAACATTTACGACAACGTCGCGTTTCCATTGATGCAGGACGGAGGTTACTCCGATGACGAGATCCCACAGCTGGTCCGCAAACACTTGAACGAAGTCGGATTGCCGGATTCAGTCTGCGAAAAGTTTCCCAGTGAACTCTCAGGCGGAATGAGAAAACGGGTCGGGTTGGCTCGCGCGTTGATGTTGACTCCAGAATTGGTGGTTTATGACGAGCCAACGACTGGACTGGACCCCATCATGAGCGACGTGATCAATGAGCTGATGCTAGACGTTCGACGCCGGTACCCGGTGACCAGCATCATCGTGACCCACGACATGCACACTGCGAGAAAGGTTGCCGATCGTGTCCTGATGTTCTTTCCACGAACGAGACTGCGTGCGGATGAACCACAAATCATCTTTGATGGTTCCCCGAGCGATTTAGAGAATGCACCGGATCGCCGCGTCCGGCAATTTGTGCGTGGCGAAGCCGGCGAGCGATTGACCGAACTGACACAGTCAGCCAATTCATCAGATTGA
- a CDS encoding MlaD family protein translates to MDDNKLKFGVGVLVIAAIGIGIILTFLFGAFPRVLTGEYTLDVTFDSAEGIAPNTPVMLRGVEIGRVIEIELRKEDVLLKLGIDDKYPMTHEFIPRIGTGNVISGDSKLEFVKASEEELQKIHKENLPRIRNALYVNEEFLGYGKKSSDPFTLLFDLEEHLVNTMQSIQQAGTAVGDAGDNVNRLIDDARNVVDGADTQMDAVAIEAQKALEEFQGAMRDIRAILGDPELQASLQDSFAKLPEVLTEARKTLSTFDRVGAQFEKVGMTAERTVDNVDGAVDEIRVAVQGAKRTLDSAEGAIKNIERISEPVAENADQLVAQLMQNLANLDTTLVEARRFGATLNNSEGTVSRLLNDDEIYWQLRRIVSNVEDASAKIRPILDDARIFSDKIARDPRALGVRGALDKRPSGMGLK, encoded by the coding sequence ATGGACGACAACAAGCTCAAATTCGGCGTCGGCGTCTTGGTGATCGCTGCGATCGGCATCGGCATCATCCTGACGTTTCTTTTCGGCGCCTTTCCCCGAGTATTGACGGGCGAATACACCCTCGACGTCACCTTTGATTCCGCAGAAGGCATTGCGCCCAACACCCCTGTGATGCTCAGAGGCGTAGAGATCGGCCGCGTCATCGAAATCGAACTTCGCAAAGAAGACGTGCTTTTGAAGCTGGGGATCGATGACAAGTACCCGATGACACACGAGTTCATCCCTCGAATCGGAACTGGCAATGTCATCTCGGGAGATTCCAAACTCGAGTTTGTGAAAGCCAGCGAAGAAGAACTCCAGAAAATCCACAAGGAAAACCTGCCAAGAATTCGCAACGCGCTGTACGTCAACGAGGAGTTCCTGGGATACGGCAAGAAATCCTCCGACCCGTTCACTTTGCTGTTTGACTTGGAGGAACACCTTGTCAACACAATGCAGTCCATCCAACAAGCAGGTACGGCGGTGGGCGACGCCGGCGACAATGTGAATCGTCTGATCGATGATGCTAGAAATGTGGTCGACGGTGCGGACACGCAGATGGATGCGGTCGCAATCGAGGCGCAAAAAGCCTTGGAAGAATTCCAGGGCGCGATGCGTGACATACGAGCGATCCTCGGCGATCCTGAGCTGCAGGCGAGTCTGCAGGATTCATTCGCCAAGCTGCCCGAGGTCTTGACCGAAGCCCGCAAGACACTGTCAACGTTCGATCGTGTGGGCGCCCAGTTCGAAAAAGTCGGAATGACAGCGGAACGCACGGTGGACAACGTCGACGGTGCCGTGGACGAAATTCGCGTTGCCGTTCAAGGTGCCAAACGAACACTCGACAGTGCAGAGGGTGCGATCAAGAACATCGAACGCATCAGCGAGCCGGTCGCAGAAAACGCGGATCAACTGGTTGCCCAACTGATGCAGAATCTCGCCAACCTGGATACCACTCTCGTCGAAGCCAGGCGATTCGGTGCGACGCTGAACAATAGCGAAGGCACGGTCAGCCGATTGTTGAATGACGACGAAATCTACTGGCAGTTGCGCCGCATCGTCAGCAATGTCGAGGACGCCAGCGCAAAGATTCGACCGATTTTGGATGACGCCCGCATCTTCAGCGACAAGATCGCCCGTGACCCACGCGCCTTGGGCGTACGCGGTGCCTTGGACAAACGCCCCAGCGGAATGGGGCTGAAATAA
- the atpC gene encoding ATP synthase F1 subunit epsilon, producing MSIRCIVVTPERTELDCVAESLILPMVDGALGVLPGRAPMIGRLGYGTLRLETSAGPQRYYVDGGFAQVENNTVSLLTGRSIAVDLLDVGEAETALAKAQEMPANTPEKMQLKETAVARARGQLRSAK from the coding sequence ATGTCCATTCGCTGTATTGTTGTCACCCCCGAGAGAACTGAACTCGACTGCGTGGCCGAATCGTTGATTCTGCCGATGGTCGATGGTGCCTTGGGCGTATTGCCTGGACGCGCACCGATGATCGGCCGTCTCGGCTATGGAACGCTACGTCTAGAGACTTCCGCCGGCCCACAACGTTACTACGTGGACGGTGGGTTTGCTCAGGTGGAAAACAACACGGTGAGCCTGTTGACCGGGCGGTCCATCGCGGTGGACTTGTTGGATGTCGGGGAAGCAGAAACGGCATTGGCCAAGGCTCAAGAAATGCCAGCCAACACGCCAGAAAAAATGCAGCTCAAAGAAACTGCTGTCGCTCGCGCCCGCGGGCAGTTGCGGTCGGCCAAGTAG
- the atpD gene encoding F0F1 ATP synthase subunit beta: MSTATEQRVTGSVTQVIGSTFDAEFPEGQLPQIYNALEIKSEHKGVSIDLVGEVQQHLGGNRVRAIALGSTDGMMRGMSVVDTGKPVSVPVGPKSLGRVFNVLGEPIDKRGPVEADDYWPIHRQAPPLNELSTNTELFETGIKVVDLLTPFVRGGKAGLFGGAGLGKTVILTELIARIASTHGGYSVFAGVGERTREGTDLWLEMQETDIGSTGRKVIEQTCMVFGQMNEPPGSRLRVALSALTMAEYFRDTTGADTLLFVDNIFRFSQAGSEVSALLGRMPSAVGYQPTLATEMGALQERITSTKKGAITSVQAVYVPADDPTDPAPATAFGQLDAFIYLERSISEKGIYPAIDPLASNSRILDPQYVGDRHYDIARRVQTILQRYRELQDIIAILGVDELSEEDKTIVHRARRIERFLSQPFLVAEKFIGRPGEVTPIADTIRSFEEICDGKWDHLPEQAFMYVGTIEQAEEQAKKMEKK, from the coding sequence ATGTCCACCGCAACTGAGCAACGCGTGACCGGAAGCGTGACGCAAGTCATTGGTTCGACATTCGATGCCGAGTTTCCTGAAGGTCAACTGCCCCAGATCTACAACGCTCTGGAAATCAAGAGCGAGCACAAAGGAGTTTCGATCGACTTGGTCGGCGAAGTCCAGCAGCACCTGGGTGGCAACCGCGTGCGAGCCATCGCGTTGGGCAGTACCGACGGCATGATGCGTGGGATGAGCGTGGTCGACACGGGCAAACCCGTTTCAGTTCCCGTCGGTCCAAAATCACTCGGACGCGTCTTCAACGTTCTCGGTGAGCCGATCGACAAACGTGGACCTGTGGAAGCAGATGACTACTGGCCCATCCACCGCCAAGCTCCCCCGCTCAACGAATTGTCCACCAACACCGAGTTGTTTGAGACCGGGATCAAGGTGGTTGACTTGCTGACCCCGTTCGTTCGCGGTGGTAAAGCCGGTTTGTTCGGCGGTGCAGGATTGGGTAAGACCGTTATTTTGACCGAGTTGATTGCCCGGATCGCCAGTACCCACGGTGGCTATTCGGTTTTCGCCGGCGTCGGTGAGCGTACTCGCGAAGGCACCGACCTTTGGTTGGAAATGCAAGAAACGGACATCGGATCGACCGGCCGCAAGGTCATCGAGCAAACCTGCATGGTGTTTGGACAGATGAACGAGCCGCCAGGATCTCGTCTGCGTGTCGCGTTGTCCGCTCTGACGATGGCAGAGTACTTCCGTGATACGACCGGGGCTGACACCCTGCTGTTCGTCGACAACATCTTCCGTTTCTCCCAAGCGGGTAGTGAGGTGTCCGCTTTGCTCGGTCGGATGCCGTCCGCTGTGGGTTATCAGCCCACATTGGCGACGGAAATGGGTGCGTTGCAAGAACGCATCACGTCGACCAAGAAAGGGGCGATCACGTCGGTGCAAGCCGTTTATGTGCCTGCTGACGACCCGACCGACCCCGCTCCGGCGACCGCCTTCGGTCAGTTGGATGCGTTCATTTACCTGGAACGATCGATTTCGGAGAAAGGGATTTATCCCGCGATCGACCCGCTGGCATCGAACTCGCGGATCTTGGATCCTCAATACGTCGGCGACCGTCACTACGATATCGCACGTCGCGTGCAAACGATTTTGCAGCGTTACCGCGAACTGCAAGACATCATCGCGATTCTCGGTGTCGATGAGTTGAGCGAAGAAGACAAGACGATCGTGCACCGAGCACGCCGCATCGAGCGATTCCTTTCGCAGCCTTTCTTGGTCGCCGAAAAGTTCATCGGTCGCCCCGGGGAAGTCACACCGATCGCGGATACGATTCGCTCCTTCGAAGAAATCTGCGACGGCAAGTGGGACCACCTGCCCGAGCAAGCGTTCATGTACGTCGGCACGATCGAGCAAGCCGAAGAGCAAGCGAAGAAAATGGAGAAGAAGTAA
- the atpG gene encoding ATP synthase F1 subunit gamma encodes MANARALDKRRKSIKNIRKITRTMELIATARYKKAMDRASAATAYTQQITKIVSRLAAAGLDVKHPLLEPREKVSSARVLVLASNRGLCGGYNGAILRTANKRIQELKSETDQLVVDASGKRGVNGLAFRGIKADQRFLQFEDQPAYSEVEKIASDYLARYITGEIDRLDVVYTKFISTSKQIATIETLLPLGSIDSQDDDGADESGKNMDYEFLPSADSILEEVVPTSFKIRLFKCFLDAAVSEQVARMIAMKGATENAGDMIKKLSMTYNRARQSQITGEIMEIIGGVEALEG; translated from the coding sequence ATGGCCAACGCAAGAGCTCTCGATAAACGACGCAAGTCGATCAAGAACATCCGCAAGATCACGCGGACGATGGAGTTGATCGCGACGGCTCGCTACAAAAAGGCGATGGACCGGGCGTCTGCCGCCACGGCGTACACGCAGCAGATCACCAAGATTGTCAGCCGTTTGGCTGCCGCCGGTTTGGATGTCAAGCATCCGCTGTTGGAACCCCGTGAAAAGGTTTCTTCTGCCCGTGTTCTGGTATTGGCCAGCAACCGCGGTCTGTGCGGCGGGTACAACGGTGCGATCCTGAGGACGGCGAACAAACGGATTCAGGAACTGAAGTCAGAGACGGATCAATTGGTCGTTGATGCCAGTGGTAAACGTGGCGTCAACGGTCTCGCGTTTCGCGGCATCAAGGCCGATCAACGATTCCTGCAGTTCGAAGACCAACCGGCATACAGCGAAGTCGAGAAGATCGCCAGCGATTACCTGGCTCGTTATATCACTGGTGAAATCGATCGCCTCGATGTGGTTTACACCAAATTCATCAGCACCAGCAAGCAGATCGCGACGATCGAAACCCTGCTGCCGCTGGGATCAATCGATTCACAGGACGATGATGGTGCCGACGAGTCGGGCAAGAACATGGATTACGAGTTCTTGCCATCGGCCGACAGCATTTTGGAAGAAGTCGTTCCAACCAGTTTCAAGATTCGCTTGTTCAAGTGTTTCTTGGACGCAGCCGTCAGTGAGCAAGTCGCACGGATGATCGCCATGAAGGGTGCGACCGAGAACGCTGGTGACATGATCAAGAAACTTTCGATGACGTACAACCGAGCTCGCCAAAGCCAGATCACCGGCGAGATCATGGAAATCATCGGGGGCGTCGAAGCTTTGGAAGGTTGA